In Chlamydiales bacterium, the DNA window ATTCGAAAAGACGCGCTCTGTACTCTTTTTGCATATCTTTTAAACGGCTCGCTTCTTCAACAAGTTCATCATCCGTTTTAGAAAGGCGATCTCTTCTACTAAAGACTTTGACATCCATAACGACCCCTTCAGTTCCAGGAGGGACTGTAAGCGATGCATCCTTGACATCTGCAGCTTTTTCACCAAAAATGGCTCTTAAAAGTCTCTCTTCAGGCGCAAGCTCCGTTTCTGATTTTGGTGTAATCTTGCCAACTAGGATATCCCCTGGTTTAACTTCAGCACCAATACGGATAATTCCGTCTTCTCCCAAATTTGCAAGCGCTTCTTCGGAAACATTAGGAATATCTCTTGTGATCTCTTCCTTACCAAGCTTAGTATCACGAGCAGTAAGCTCGAACTCTTCGATATAGATAGAGGTATAGTAATCTTCACGAAGCAACTTTTCAGATATAAGGATCGCATCCTCATAGTTGTAACCACACCATGGCATAAAAGCTACAAGAGCATTTTTTCCAAGAGCGATCTCGCCTCTATCTGTTGCAGGTCCATCTGCAATCACATCCCCTGCTTGAACCTCATCCCCAACAAAGCAAAGTGGTTGTTGATTAATGCATGTTCCAGAGTTTGAGCGTAAAAACTTCTTCAAATGATAAGTCTTCTTATCGACAGGATTTACTTTTGGAGATATGACAATTTTAAAACCATCGACATACTCAACAACTCCATCTTCCTGTGCAATAACCACAGCTCCAGAATCCCTAGCAGCCCTTGCTTCCAAGCCTGTACCTACAACCGGAGAATCCGTTTTTAACAAAGGAACTGCCTGACGCTGCATATTCGATCCCATCAAAGCTCTGTTGGCATCATCATGCTCTAAAAAGGGTATTAAGCCCGTAACAATAGAAACAAGTTGTTTTGGAGATACATCCATGTGAGTCACACGAGCACTATCTACATCAATAAACTCACCTTTATAGTGGACCAGCACCGAGGGCTCTGCAAACATATTGTACTTGTCAAGTGGTGCTGATGCTTGAGCTACAACACAACGCTCTTCAAGATCCGCTGTCATGTATTCGATCTCATCTGTAACTACCCCTTCTTTTACAATACGATAAGGTGTTTCAATAAAACCAAACTCATTAATCTTTGCAAAAGCAGACAATGAAGTGATCAAACCAATGTTTGGACCTTCTGGTGTTTCAATAGGACAAATACGCCCATAGTGACTTGTATGAACGTCACGTACTTCAAAACCTGCTCTGTCTCGGTTTAGACCACCTGGTCCTAGAGAAGATAGACGCCTTTTATGCGTAAGTTCTGCAACAGGATTATTTTGATCCATAAATTGCGATAATTGTGATCTTCCAAAAAAGTCCTTTAAGACCCCAGCAAGCCCTTTTGCACTAACAATCTTTCCTGGAGTAAGCGTATCAGAAGAGAAATCAAAGAGATTCATACGTTCTCTAATAATTCTTTCCATACGCGCAAGACCAACTCTGCACTGATTTTGGATAAGTTCACCCACAGATCTAACTCGTCTGTTGGCAAGATGATCGATGTCATCAATGTTGGCATTTTCATCGCCCTTCTTTAGACGAACTAAATACTTTAATGCACCAATCACATCTTCTTTTTTCAATGTAACAATCTTAAGCTCTTCCTCATTCACATCAAAATCGAGCTTTCGATTCAACTTATAACGTCCCACACGACCTAAATTGTAACGTTTAGGATCAAAGAAAAGCCGCATAATTGCAGATCTGGCATTTGCAATCGTTGCAGGTTCACCTGGACGAATTTTTCTATAAAAATCTTTTAATGCAGACTCATAGGAATCTGTTGTATCCTTAGCAAGCATCTTAATGATAGGACTGGTCTCATCAGCATCTTCAGCAATACGCACAACACCGATACCTGCATCCATCATTCGCTTTAACATTGCAGTTGTAAGCTTTTCTCCAGCTTTTCCAAAGATTACATTACTTTCTTCATCAATAACATCTTCTGCTAGGATCTTTCCAACAAGCTTCACAAAGTCTTTTTCAGATTTAAACTTAATCTTGCAAGTACTAAAGAACTCTTCGATAATATCAGCATCTGTTGAATATCCCAAGGTCCTAATAAATGTAGTCGCTAATATTTTTCTGCGCCGTTTTTTACGATCTATATAGATGTAAACAAGGTCATTAATATCAAAAGAAGCTTCTAACCAACTTCCTCTGTAGGGAATCATGCGGAAAGAATAAAGCGTAATCCCTTTTGCATGTCGTTCTTGTTCAAAAGAAATACCAGGAGATCTGTGCAATTGCGAAACAACAACACGCTCAGCACCATTAATGACAAAAGTACCTTTTTCTGTCATAACAGGTAGCGTACCCATGTACACTTCTTCTTCTTTAATTCCGGTCTCATCAGTCAAGCGAAACTTCACTTTGAGAGTAACATTGTAGGTAATCCCACGACGTATACATTCTTCAGGTGTATATTTCGGAACGCCTAAATTATAGGACAAAAATTCTAGTACAGTTTTTTCATCGTAAGACTTTATAGGAAAAACTTCAGTAAAGACTTCTTGCAGACCTAAATTTTCACGTTCATCCGCAAACCTGTCTGCCTGCAGAAACTGATTATACGATTTGATTTGGACTTCTATCAAATTAGGTAGATCAATGATCTCTTCCTTTTCGATGAATCCGACCCTTTGAGGTGGTCTTTTAAGCATGACGAAAGGTCCCCTATGACGGCTGGTTTGAATAGATTGATATTAACAAAGGGTACTAGTAGTGCCTATCCATTTTACTGAACGCCCTACTGGTACCCAAGACTTAAGTTATGGCTAGCTTAATTTTTAACAGAAACAATCTGTGCTAAAATAAAAGTTAACCATAAGTTGCAACCTTAAATGATTATAAACCCTTCATCGTTGCTTTTGCGCCAGCCGCAACTAATTTCTTAACAATATCTTCTGCTTCTGCCTTTGCAACTCCTGTCTTAACAACTTTTGGAGCTCCCTCAACAAGATCTTTCGCTTCTTTTAAGCCAAGACCTGTCAATTCACGGATCACCTTAATTGCGCCAATTTTTTTATCAGCAGGACATTCTTCCAGACTTGCTTCAAATTCAGTTGCTTCCGCAGCTGCTGGTGCTGCTGCACCTTGTGCAGGAGCTGCTGCAACTGCAACTGCTGCTGCCGCTGCTTTTACGCCCCATTTTTCTTCCAAAGCTACTTTTAGCTCGGACATTTCTAGTACTGTTAACTTACTAAGTGCTTCAACAAGTGCTTGTTTTTCCACATTTACCTCTTTAAATTTGCAAGATATTTTGATAATGAACTTTTTTTGTCTTAAGAGCTTTGCTGGCTTTTATTATCCAAACAATAAATCACACTGCTCAACAAAGCCTCCATAACTGCCAGAGTCTGTGCCATTGGAGCTTCGAAAAGTCCAAGGAGCTCAGCTCTCATCTCATCTTTACCCGGTAGTTTAGAAAGCTTTTCTACATCAGCCGCATGGTAGAGTCTACCATCTAAGCGCGCGCCAATAACTTGAATTGCTTTCTCATTACTCTGACCATATTGCATAGCAACTTTTGTAGCTTCAATCGGATCACTTTCGCTGAAAATGACGCCAATATGTCCCTCAAGGTCTTTTACATCAAGTAAAATCCCAAGAGATCCTGCAGCTTTTACAAAAACTCGCTTACGCACAACTTCTAGTTCAGCACCAACTTTTGCAAGTTCATTGCGGAAGCTACAAGATGAATTAGCCTTAAGACTTGTATACTTTGTCAAAATAAAAGAATTTGACTTATTTATTTTGCCTTTAATCTCATCTAAAAGGAGTTGTTTTTCTGCTCTCATAATCTCATCACTCCTTTTATGTTACAGGTAATTCAGTAGCAGCGATTCTCAAACCAGGTCCCATAGTAGAAGATACATACATTGACTGTAGGTATTGTCCCTTAGCACCAGCTGGTTTTGCACGCAATATTGCCATTAGCAAAGCTCTGATATTCTCAACTAGATGCATTCTTTCAAAAGATATCTTACCAACAGCATTGCTAATTACTGCGTGTCTGTCTAGTTTAAATTCTACCTTTCCTGCCTGAAGCTCTTTAATCGCCTTGGCAACATCTGTTGTTACTGTACCAGCTTTGGGAGTCGGCATCAAACCTCTTGGCCCAAGTACTTTACCCAATTTACCAACTTCTCTCATCATGTCAGGCGTTGCAATAACAGCATCAAAGTCTGTCCAACCTCCTGCAATCTGGTTGAGAAGATCGTCATTTCCCGCATAGTCTGCGCCAGCTGCAAGGGCCTCTTGAACTTTGTCACCTCTTGCAAAAACAAGGACTCTCAAAGTTTTTCCTGTGCCATTCGGTAAGGACACAGTCGCTCTTACTTGCTGATCGGACTTGCGCGGGTCAACACCCATTTTCAGGGAAATTTCCACAGTCTGATCAAATTTGACTGGTGGACAATTTTTTAAAATATCGATAGCGTCGTCTAATGTATAGGCTTTTTGTAAGTCTATTTTAGAGGCTATCTCCCGAATTCGTTTACTTTTACGACCCATTAATTCTCACTGTAATTTGCATGTTTAAGACCTCAAGAAAGACCTTAAACTTGATTTACTTGTTTACTATTTTCCGACAATATCGATGCCCATAGATCTTGCAGAACCCATTACCATCTGCATCGCGGCTTCTTTGCTACGAGCATTCATGTCAACAGACTTCTTCAAGGCAATGGCCTCTACTTGACTTAAAGTCAACTTTCCAACTTTGTCACGGTTGGGAACCTTTGATCCGGATGTAACACCCGCTTCTTTCTTTATTAAACCCGTAACTGGCGGCTGTTTTGTAATAAATGCAAACGTCTTATCGGAAAAAACCTCTATAACAACAGGCAATACATCACCCGCCTTATCTTGAGTCTTAGCATTAAACTCTTTACAAAACGCCATAATATTTACACCAGCAGAACCAAGCGCAGGTCCAATTGGTGGCGCCGGGTTTGCTTTTCCGGCAGGTATTTGCAATTTGATGATCTTTACGATTTTTTTTGCCATGATCACCCACTTCCTTATATTTTATACTTTATCTTCTTTGCGATACTTTCTTTATGACAACTAGCCCAAATCTGAGTCTTCTGCAACTTCTTCAACTTGCCAGAATTCCAAATCGTCTACTCGTGTTTCTCTACCAAATATGGTTACAAGCACACTTAATCTTCCCTTATCATGGAAAACTTCAGTTACTGTTCCAACAAAATTAACAAAAACACCATCATTAATCTTTACTCTATCGCCAATTTCAAACTTATGTTTTTGCACTACACGTTTTTTCTTATCGTCTAGATCTCTCAAAATGCTTTGAACTTCTTCTTCAGACAAAGCTGTAGGAGCCTCTCCACCAAGAAAATCAATTACTCCAGGAGTGTTCTTAACATACATCCAAGAATCATCGTTGAGCGTCATTTTTATAAGCAAATAACCTGGCCATATTCTTTTTTCAGTGATCTTTTGCTGGCCTTTTTTAACCTCAGAAACATTTTCTGTAGGTACTAGAACCTGCTCAATAAACTCACTCATTCCACTGTTATTTCTAAAGTCTTCTAGAGATTTCTTAACTTTCTTCTCTTGTGTCGATAAAACTTGTACTACATACCAATTGTTCATTACGATTAAACCTTTAACCCCCAAAGAGCTTCATAAAAAGTCCCATTCCCGACAAACTGCCTTGAATGACCAGATCAATTAGATAAATAAACATTCCAAACAAAAATGTAGCACCTACTACAACCTTTGTATAAACAGTAAGTTCGTCCTTATGAGTCCAATCAATATTCTTAAACTCTTTTTTAACATCACCAAAAAAGTGAATGACTTTTTTGCCATCTATTTGTGCGGGCTTGGCTGAAGCCGTATTCTTTACTTCCATATTCATCACAATCCCTGATTCGCTAAAATCTCTGTCTTAAAACTCTACATTAAAAGTTATCAATTAACGCAAAAAAGGCGCAAAAAAGCGCAAAAAAGAAATGCAAAAAACTTTTCGAGTGCGGAGGGATTTGAACCCCCGACCGGCGACTTTGGAGATCGCTGCTCTACCAGCTGAGCTACACACCCAATATGCACCGGAACCCATAAAAATTTATGGGTTCCAACATTTAC includes these proteins:
- the secE gene encoding preprotein translocase subunit SecE, whose amino-acid sequence is MNMEVKNTASAKPAQIDGKKVIHFFGDVKKEFKNIDWTHKDELTVYTKVVVGATFLFGMFIYLIDLVIQGSLSGMGLFMKLFGG
- the rplA gene encoding 50S ribosomal protein L1 → MGRKSKRIREIASKIDLQKAYTLDDAIDILKNCPPVKFDQTVEISLKMGVDPRKSDQQVRATVSLPNGTGKTLRVLVFARGDKVQEALAAGADYAGNDDLLNQIAGGWTDFDAVIATPDMMREVGKLGKVLGPRGLMPTPKAGTVTTDVAKAIKELQAGKVEFKLDRHAVISNAVGKISFERMHLVENIRALLMAILRAKPAGAKGQYLQSMYVSSTMGPGLRIAATELPVT
- the nusG gene encoding transcription termination/antitermination protein NusG; translation: MNNWYVVQVLSTQEKKVKKSLEDFRNNSGMSEFIEQVLVPTENVSEVKKGQQKITEKRIWPGYLLIKMTLNDDSWMYVKNTPGVIDFLGGEAPTALSEEEVQSILRDLDDKKKRVVQKHKFEIGDRVKINDGVFVNFVGTVTEVFHDKGRLSVLVTIFGRETRVDDLEFWQVEEVAEDSDLG
- the rplK gene encoding 50S ribosomal protein L11, whose product is MMAKKIVKIIKLQIPAGKANPAPPIGPALGSAGVNIMAFCKEFNAKTQDKAGDVLPVVIEVFSDKTFAFITKQPPVTGLIKKEAGVTSGSKVPNRDKVGKLTLSQVEAIALKKSVDMNARSKEAAMQMVMGSARSMGIDIVGK
- the rplL gene encoding 50S ribosomal protein L7/L12, producing the protein MSCKFKEVNVEKQALVEALSKLTVLEMSELKVALEEKWGVKAAAAAVAVAAAPAQGAAAPAAAEATEFEASLEECPADKKIGAIKVIRELTGLGLKEAKDLVEGAPKVVKTGVAKAEAEDIVKKLVAAGAKATMKGL
- the rpoB gene encoding DNA-directed RNA polymerase subunit beta, whose amino-acid sequence is MLKRPPQRVGFIEKEEIIDLPNLIEVQIKSYNQFLQADRFADERENLGLQEVFTEVFPIKSYDEKTVLEFLSYNLGVPKYTPEECIRRGITYNVTLKVKFRLTDETGIKEEEVYMGTLPVMTEKGTFVINGAERVVVSQLHRSPGISFEQERHAKGITLYSFRMIPYRGSWLEASFDINDLVYIYIDRKKRRRKILATTFIRTLGYSTDADIIEEFFSTCKIKFKSEKDFVKLVGKILAEDVIDEESNVIFGKAGEKLTTAMLKRMMDAGIGVVRIAEDADETSPIIKMLAKDTTDSYESALKDFYRKIRPGEPATIANARSAIMRLFFDPKRYNLGRVGRYKLNRKLDFDVNEEELKIVTLKKEDVIGALKYLVRLKKGDENANIDDIDHLANRRVRSVGELIQNQCRVGLARMERIIRERMNLFDFSSDTLTPGKIVSAKGLAGVLKDFFGRSQLSQFMDQNNPVAELTHKRRLSSLGPGGLNRDRAGFEVRDVHTSHYGRICPIETPEGPNIGLITSLSAFAKINEFGFIETPYRIVKEGVVTDEIEYMTADLEERCVVAQASAPLDKYNMFAEPSVLVHYKGEFIDVDSARVTHMDVSPKQLVSIVTGLIPFLEHDDANRALMGSNMQRQAVPLLKTDSPVVGTGLEARAARDSGAVVIAQEDGVVEYVDGFKIVISPKVNPVDKKTYHLKKFLRSNSGTCINQQPLCFVGDEVQAGDVIADGPATDRGEIALGKNALVAFMPWCGYNYEDAILISEKLLREDYYTSIYIEEFELTARDTKLGKEEITRDIPNVSEEALANLGEDGIIRIGAEVKPGDILVGKITPKSETELAPEERLLRAIFGEKAADVKDASLTVPPGTEGVVMDVKVFSRRDRLSKTDDELVEEASRLKDMQKEYRARLFELQIERHERLGALLLDEAAPGAIVQRKTAEVLVPEAVLITQEYIETIELQNAEDLIMPENEVYMALRKILLDYEVAVQTLEQQQKTEVEFMRKGDTDLDPGIIRQVKVYIASKRKLQVGDKMAGRHGNKGVVSKIVPEADMPFLGTGQSVEIILNPLGVPSRMNMGQLLETHLGYAAKKAGIYVKSPVFEGFPEDKIWEMMAEQGLPVDGKSYLYDGRNGERFDNKVVVGYIYMLKLSHLVADKIHARSIGPYSLVTQQPLGGKAQMGGQRFGEMEVWALEAYGAAHLLQEMLTVKSDDVAGRTWIYESIVKGENSLKAGIPASFNVLVKEMQGLGLDVRLKSVQEEKTVSL
- the rplJ gene encoding 50S ribosomal protein L10; translated protein: MRAEKQLLLDEIKGKINKSNSFILTKYTSLKANSSCSFRNELAKVGAELEVVRKRVFVKAAGSLGILLDVKDLEGHIGVIFSESDPIEATKVAMQYGQSNEKAIQVIGARLDGRLYHAADVEKLSKLPGKDEMRAELLGLFEAPMAQTLAVMEALLSSVIYCLDNKSQQSS